One Theropithecus gelada isolate Dixy chromosome 20, Tgel_1.0, whole genome shotgun sequence DNA segment encodes these proteins:
- the ERN2 gene encoding serine/threonine-protein kinase/endoribonuclease IRE2 isoform X2: MRRAETREDSGLGLQAQPGAESPPGRERTERSLGGTEGPGQPCGCPGAMASAARGSRPWPRLGLQLQFAALLLGALSPQVHTLRPESLLLVSTLDGSLHALSKQTGDLKWTLRDDPVIQGPMYVTEMAFLSDPADGSLYILGTQKQQGLMKLPFTIPELVHASPCRSSDGVFYTGRKQDAWFVVDPESGETQMTLTTAGSSTPRLYIGRTQYTVTMHDPRAPALRWNTTYRRYSAPPMDGSPGKYMSHLASCGMGLLLTVDPESGAVLWTQDLGVPVMGVYTWHQDGLRQLPHLTLARDTLHFLALRWGHIRLPASGPQDTATLFSALDTQLLMTLYVGKDETGFYVSKALVHTGVALVPRGLTLAPTDGPTTDEVTLQVSGEREGSPSTAVRYPSGSVALPSQWLLIGHHELPPVLHTTMLRVHPTPGSGTAETRPPENTQAPAFFLEQQPQVVEKQQETPLVPADSTDISQDAQSLHSGVTLRSQKRLQSPSKQAQPLDDPEAEQLTVVGKISFNPKDVLGRGAGGTFVFRGQFEGRAVAVKRLLRECFGLVRREVQLLQESDRHPNVLRYFCTERGPQFHYIALELCRASLQEYVENPDLDRGGLEPEVVLQQLMSGLAHLHSLHIVHRDLKPGNILITGPDSQGLGRVVLSDFGLCKKLPAGRCSFSLHSGIPGTEGWMAPELLQLLPPDSPTSAVDIFSAGCVFYYVLSGGSHPFGDSLYRQANILTGVPCLAHLEEEVHDKVVAQDLVAAMLSLLPQARPSAPQVLAHPFFWSRAKQLQFFQDVSDWLEKESEQEPLMRALEAGGCAVVRDNWHEHISMPLQTDLRKFRSYKGTSVRDLLRAVRNKKHHYRELPVEVRQALGQVPDGFVQYFTNRFPQLLLHTHRVMRSCASESLFLPYYPPDSEARGSCPGAAGR, translated from the exons ATGAGAAGGGCGGAGACCCGCGAGGACTCCGGGCTGGGGTTGCAGGCCCAGCCAGGGGCGGAGTCTCCTCCGGGTCGGGAGCGGACGGAGCGCTCCCTGGGAGGCACCGAGGGACCTGGCCAGCCGTGCGGCTGCCCAGGCGCTATGGCGAGCGCGGCCAGGGGATCGAGGCCGTGGCCCCGGCTGGGGCTCCAGCTCCAGTTCGCGGCGCTGCTGCTCGGGGCGCTGAGTCCACAG GTTCATACTCTCAGGCCAGAGAGCCTCCTGCTGGTGTCCACCTTGGATGGAAGTCTTCATGCACTGAGCAAACAGACAGGGGACCTGAAGTGGACTCTGAGGGATG ATCCCGTCATCCAAGGACCAATGTACGTCACAGA AATGGCCTTTCTCTCTGACCCAGCTGATGGCAGCCTGTACATCTTGGGGACCCAAAAACAACAGGGATTAATG AAACTGCCATTCACCATCCCTGAGCTGGTTCATGCCTCTCCCTGCCGCAGCTCTGATGGGGTCTTCTACACAG GCCGGAAGCAGGATGCCTGGTTTGTGGTGGACCCCGAGTCAGGGGAGACCCAGATGACACTGACCACAGCGGGTTCCTCCACCCCCCGCCTCTACATCGGCCGAACAC AGTATACGGTCACCATGCATGACCCAAGAGCCCCAGCCCTGCGCTGGAACACCACCTACCGCCGCTACTCAGCGCCCCCCATGGACGGCTCACCCGGAAAAT acatgagccacctggCGTCCTGTGGGATGGGCCTGCTGCTCACTGTGGACCCAGAAAGTGGGGCAGTGCTGTGGACACAAGACCTGGGCGTGCCTGTGATGGGCGTCTACACATGGCACCAGGACGGCCTGCGCCAGCTGCCGCATCTCACCCTGGCTCGAGACACTCTGCATTTCCTCGCCCTCCGCTGGGGCCACATCCGActgcctgcctcaggcccccaggACACAGCCACCCTCTTCTCTGCCTTGGATACCCAGCTGCT GATGACGCTGTATGTGGGGAAGGATGAAACTGGCTTCTATGTCTCTAAAGCACTGGTCCACACAGGAGTGGCCCTGGTG CCTCGTGGACTGACCCTGGCCCCCACAGATGGCCCCACCACAGATGAGGTGACACTCCAAGTCTCAGGAGAGCGAGAGGGCTCACCCAGCACTGCTGTTAGATACCCCTCAGGCAGTGTGGCCCTCCCAAGCCAGTGGCTGCTCATTG GACACCATGAGCTACCCCCAGTcctgcacaccaccatgctgagGGTCCATCCCACCCCGGGGAGTGGAACTGCAGAGACAAGACCCCCAGAGAACACCCAGGCCCCAGCCTTCTTCTTGGAG CAGCAGCCGCAGGTGGTGGAGAAGCAGCAGGAGACCCCCCTGGTACCTGCAGATTCTACTGACATCTCCCAGGATGCCCAGTCCCTGCACTCAGGGGTCACCCTGAGGAGCCAGAAGAGGCTTCAAAGTCCCTCGAAGCAAGCCCAGCCACTCGACGACCCTGAAG CTGAGCAACTCACCGTAGTGGGGAAGATTTCCTTCAATCCCAAGGACGTGCTGGGCCGCGGGGCAGGCGGGACTTTCGTTTTCCG GGGACAGTTTGAGGGACGAGCAGTGGCTGTCAAGCGGCTCCTCCGCGAGTGCTTTGGCCTGGTTCGGCGGGAAGTTCAACTGCTGCAGGAGTCTGACAGGCACCCCAATGTGCTCCGCTACTTCTGCACCGAGCGGGGACCCCAGTTCCACTACATTGCCCTGGAGCTCTGCCGGGCCTCCTTGCAGGAG TACGTAGAAAACCCGGACCTGGATCGCGGGGGCCTGGAGCCCGAGGTGGTGCTGCAGCAGCTGATGTCTGGCCTGGCCCACCTGCATTCTTTACACATAG TGCACCGGGACCTGAAGCCAGGCAATATTCTCATCACCGGGCCTGACAGCCAGGGCCTGGGCAGGGTGGTGCTTTCAGACTTCGGCCTCTGCAAGAAGCTGCCTGCTGGCCGCTGTAGCTTCAGCCTCCACTCCGGCATCCCCGGCACGGAAGGCTGGATGGCGCCCGAGCTCCTGCAGCTCCTGCCACCAGACAGTCCT ACCAGCGCCGTGGACATCTTCTCTGCAGGCTGCGTGTTCTACTACGTGCTTTCTGGTGGCAGCCACCCCTTTGGAGACAGTCTTTATCGCCAGGCAAACATCCTCACAGGGGTTCCCTGTCTGGCTCACCTGGAGGAAGAGGTCCATG ACAAGGTGGTTGCCCAGGACCTGGTTGCAGCCATGTTGAGCCTGCTGCCACAGGCACgcccctctgccccccaggtGCTGGCCCACCCCTTCTTTTGGAGCAGAGCCAAGCAACTCCAGTTCTTCCAG GATGTCAGTGACTGGCTGGAGAAGGAGTCTGAGCAGGAGCCCCTGATGAGGGCACTGGAGGCAGGAGGCTGCGCAGTGGTCCGGGACAACTGGCACGAGCACATCTCCATGCCACTGCAGACAG ACCTGAGAAAGTTCCGGTCCTATAAGGGGACATCAGTGCGAGACCTGCTCCGTGCTGTGAGGAACAAG AAGCACCACTACAGGGAGCTCCCAGTTGAGGTGCGACAGGCACTTGGCCAAGTCCCTGACGGCTTCGTCCAGTACTTCACAAACCGCTTCCCACAGCTGCTCCTCCACACGCACCGAGTCATGAGGAGTTGTGCCTCTGAGAGCCTCTTCCTGCCCTACTACCCACCAGACTCAGAGGCCAGGGGGTCGTGCCCTGGGGCTGCAGGGAGGTGA
- the ERN2 gene encoding serine/threonine-protein kinase/endoribonuclease IRE2 isoform X1 — MRRAETREDSGLGLQAQPGAESPPGRERTERSLGGTEGPGQPCGCPGAMASAARGSRPWPRLGLQLQFAALLLGALSPQVHTLRPESLLLVSTLDGSLHALSKQTGDLKWTLRDDPVIQGPMYVTEMAFLSDPADGSLYILGTQKQQGLMKLPFTIPELVHASPCRSSDGVFYTGRKQDAWFVVDPESGETQMTLTTAGSSTPRLYIGRTQYTVTMHDPRAPALRWNTTYRRYSAPPMDGSPGKYMSHLASCGMGLLLTVDPESGAVLWTQDLGVPVMGVYTWHQDGLRQLPHLTLARDTLHFLALRWGHIRLPASGPQDTATLFSALDTQLLMTLYVGKDETGFYVSKALVHTGVALVPRGLTLAPTDGPTTDEVTLQVSGEREGSPSTAVRYPSGSVALPSQWLLIGHHELPPVLHTTMLRVHPTPGSGTAETRPPENTQAPAFFLELLSLSREKLWDSELHPEEKIPDSYLGLGPQDLLAASLTAVLLGGWILFVMRQQQPQVVEKQQETPLVPADSTDISQDAQSLHSGVTLRSQKRLQSPSKQAQPLDDPEAEQLTVVGKISFNPKDVLGRGAGGTFVFRGQFEGRAVAVKRLLRECFGLVRREVQLLQESDRHPNVLRYFCTERGPQFHYIALELCRASLQEYVENPDLDRGGLEPEVVLQQLMSGLAHLHSLHIVHRDLKPGNILITGPDSQGLGRVVLSDFGLCKKLPAGRCSFSLHSGIPGTEGWMAPELLQLLPPDSPTSAVDIFSAGCVFYYVLSGGSHPFGDSLYRQANILTGVPCLAHLEEEVHDKVVAQDLVAAMLSLLPQARPSAPQVLAHPFFWSRAKQLQFFQDVSDWLEKESEQEPLMRALEAGGCAVVRDNWHEHISMPLQTDLRKFRSYKGTSVRDLLRAVRNKKHHYRELPVEVRQALGQVPDGFVQYFTNRFPQLLLHTHRVMRSCASESLFLPYYPPDSEARGSCPGAAGR, encoded by the exons ATGAGAAGGGCGGAGACCCGCGAGGACTCCGGGCTGGGGTTGCAGGCCCAGCCAGGGGCGGAGTCTCCTCCGGGTCGGGAGCGGACGGAGCGCTCCCTGGGAGGCACCGAGGGACCTGGCCAGCCGTGCGGCTGCCCAGGCGCTATGGCGAGCGCGGCCAGGGGATCGAGGCCGTGGCCCCGGCTGGGGCTCCAGCTCCAGTTCGCGGCGCTGCTGCTCGGGGCGCTGAGTCCACAG GTTCATACTCTCAGGCCAGAGAGCCTCCTGCTGGTGTCCACCTTGGATGGAAGTCTTCATGCACTGAGCAAACAGACAGGGGACCTGAAGTGGACTCTGAGGGATG ATCCCGTCATCCAAGGACCAATGTACGTCACAGA AATGGCCTTTCTCTCTGACCCAGCTGATGGCAGCCTGTACATCTTGGGGACCCAAAAACAACAGGGATTAATG AAACTGCCATTCACCATCCCTGAGCTGGTTCATGCCTCTCCCTGCCGCAGCTCTGATGGGGTCTTCTACACAG GCCGGAAGCAGGATGCCTGGTTTGTGGTGGACCCCGAGTCAGGGGAGACCCAGATGACACTGACCACAGCGGGTTCCTCCACCCCCCGCCTCTACATCGGCCGAACAC AGTATACGGTCACCATGCATGACCCAAGAGCCCCAGCCCTGCGCTGGAACACCACCTACCGCCGCTACTCAGCGCCCCCCATGGACGGCTCACCCGGAAAAT acatgagccacctggCGTCCTGTGGGATGGGCCTGCTGCTCACTGTGGACCCAGAAAGTGGGGCAGTGCTGTGGACACAAGACCTGGGCGTGCCTGTGATGGGCGTCTACACATGGCACCAGGACGGCCTGCGCCAGCTGCCGCATCTCACCCTGGCTCGAGACACTCTGCATTTCCTCGCCCTCCGCTGGGGCCACATCCGActgcctgcctcaggcccccaggACACAGCCACCCTCTTCTCTGCCTTGGATACCCAGCTGCT GATGACGCTGTATGTGGGGAAGGATGAAACTGGCTTCTATGTCTCTAAAGCACTGGTCCACACAGGAGTGGCCCTGGTG CCTCGTGGACTGACCCTGGCCCCCACAGATGGCCCCACCACAGATGAGGTGACACTCCAAGTCTCAGGAGAGCGAGAGGGCTCACCCAGCACTGCTGTTAGATACCCCTCAGGCAGTGTGGCCCTCCCAAGCCAGTGGCTGCTCATTG GACACCATGAGCTACCCCCAGTcctgcacaccaccatgctgagGGTCCATCCCACCCCGGGGAGTGGAACTGCAGAGACAAGACCCCCAGAGAACACCCAGGCCCCAGCCTTCTTCTTGGAG CTATTGAGCCTGAGCCGAGAGAAGCTTTGGGACTCCGAGCTGCATCCAGAAGAAAAGATTCCAGACTCCTACCTGGGGCTGGGACCCCAAGACCTGCTGGCAGCTAGCCTCACTGCTGTCCTCCTGGGAGGGTGGATTCTATTTGTGATGAGGCAG CAGCAGCCGCAGGTGGTGGAGAAGCAGCAGGAGACCCCCCTGGTACCTGCAGATTCTACTGACATCTCCCAGGATGCCCAGTCCCTGCACTCAGGGGTCACCCTGAGGAGCCAGAAGAGGCTTCAAAGTCCCTCGAAGCAAGCCCAGCCACTCGACGACCCTGAAG CTGAGCAACTCACCGTAGTGGGGAAGATTTCCTTCAATCCCAAGGACGTGCTGGGCCGCGGGGCAGGCGGGACTTTCGTTTTCCG GGGACAGTTTGAGGGACGAGCAGTGGCTGTCAAGCGGCTCCTCCGCGAGTGCTTTGGCCTGGTTCGGCGGGAAGTTCAACTGCTGCAGGAGTCTGACAGGCACCCCAATGTGCTCCGCTACTTCTGCACCGAGCGGGGACCCCAGTTCCACTACATTGCCCTGGAGCTCTGCCGGGCCTCCTTGCAGGAG TACGTAGAAAACCCGGACCTGGATCGCGGGGGCCTGGAGCCCGAGGTGGTGCTGCAGCAGCTGATGTCTGGCCTGGCCCACCTGCATTCTTTACACATAG TGCACCGGGACCTGAAGCCAGGCAATATTCTCATCACCGGGCCTGACAGCCAGGGCCTGGGCAGGGTGGTGCTTTCAGACTTCGGCCTCTGCAAGAAGCTGCCTGCTGGCCGCTGTAGCTTCAGCCTCCACTCCGGCATCCCCGGCACGGAAGGCTGGATGGCGCCCGAGCTCCTGCAGCTCCTGCCACCAGACAGTCCT ACCAGCGCCGTGGACATCTTCTCTGCAGGCTGCGTGTTCTACTACGTGCTTTCTGGTGGCAGCCACCCCTTTGGAGACAGTCTTTATCGCCAGGCAAACATCCTCACAGGGGTTCCCTGTCTGGCTCACCTGGAGGAAGAGGTCCATG ACAAGGTGGTTGCCCAGGACCTGGTTGCAGCCATGTTGAGCCTGCTGCCACAGGCACgcccctctgccccccaggtGCTGGCCCACCCCTTCTTTTGGAGCAGAGCCAAGCAACTCCAGTTCTTCCAG GATGTCAGTGACTGGCTGGAGAAGGAGTCTGAGCAGGAGCCCCTGATGAGGGCACTGGAGGCAGGAGGCTGCGCAGTGGTCCGGGACAACTGGCACGAGCACATCTCCATGCCACTGCAGACAG ACCTGAGAAAGTTCCGGTCCTATAAGGGGACATCAGTGCGAGACCTGCTCCGTGCTGTGAGGAACAAG AAGCACCACTACAGGGAGCTCCCAGTTGAGGTGCGACAGGCACTTGGCCAAGTCCCTGACGGCTTCGTCCAGTACTTCACAAACCGCTTCCCACAGCTGCTCCTCCACACGCACCGAGTCATGAGGAGTTGTGCCTCTGAGAGCCTCTTCCTGCCCTACTACCCACCAGACTCAGAGGCCAGGGGGTCGTGCCCTGGGGCTGCAGGGAGGTGA